The Streptomyces europaeiscabiei genome window below encodes:
- a CDS encoding formylglycine-generating enzyme family protein produces the protein MNLKDVASCAHFAEQADLADPALVHPSPGALPVLADRPGLARAVEDPSLALAERLAAGGMLALLGDPRITPVPAVCPVAAAAVRIGLPAEEVEYVTRYWAHRGVQESWIAKESPEHTVRISDFFIARYPVTNGEWRAFLADTGLTERPTTWYLGAYPWDRSNHPVAGIRAEHADAYARWLSKRTGHPWRLPTEAEWEYAAKGPDNRPYPWQGGFDPDACNTRETGVHTTTPVGAFPAGAAACGALDMGGNVEEFTADDYAPYPGGEAVADHLVESMGSYRIARGGGFARFGDLTRTRRRHGPFPGPLYPVGFRLASSERPS, from the coding sequence ATGAACCTCAAGGACGTCGCCTCCTGCGCGCACTTCGCCGAGCAGGCGGACCTCGCCGACCCCGCCCTGGTCCATCCCTCGCCCGGCGCCCTACCCGTCCTGGCCGACCGGCCGGGGCTGGCGAGGGCGGTGGAGGACCCGTCGCTGGCGCTGGCCGAACGGCTGGCCGCCGGGGGCATGCTGGCCCTGCTGGGCGACCCGCGCATCACCCCCGTCCCGGCGGTGTGCCCCGTGGCGGCCGCAGCAGTCCGTATCGGGCTGCCGGCCGAGGAGGTCGAATACGTCACCCGGTACTGGGCGCACCGCGGTGTGCAGGAGTCGTGGATCGCCAAGGAGAGCCCCGAACACACCGTGCGGATCAGTGATTTCTTCATCGCCCGCTACCCGGTGACCAACGGCGAGTGGCGTGCGTTCCTGGCCGACACCGGCCTCACCGAGCGTCCCACCACCTGGTATCTGGGCGCCTATCCCTGGGACCGCTCCAACCATCCCGTCGCCGGGATCCGCGCCGAGCACGCCGACGCGTACGCGCGGTGGCTGTCCAAGCGCACCGGCCACCCGTGGCGGCTGCCCACCGAGGCGGAATGGGAGTACGCGGCCAAGGGCCCCGACAACCGCCCCTACCCGTGGCAGGGCGGCTTCGATCCGGATGCCTGCAACACCCGCGAGACGGGGGTGCACACCACCACGCCCGTCGGCGCGTTCCCGGCCGGGGCCGCCGCGTGCGGCGCCCTGGACATGGGAGGCAACGTGGAGGAGTTCACCGCCGACGACTACGCGCCCTACCCCGGCGGCGAGGCGGTGGCCGATCACCTGGTGGAGTCGATGGGCAGCTACCGCATCGCCCGCGGCGGCGGCTTCGCCCGGTTCGGCGACCTCACCCGCACCCGCCGCCGGCACGGCCCCTTCCCCGGGCCCCTGTACCCGGTGGGGTTCCGGCTGGCCAGCAGCGAGCGCCCGTCATGA
- the ribA gene encoding GTP cyclohydrolase II RibA, whose translation MNTLVTLPAAARVRARVPITLDRARGRRAELVTFHQLPDAAEHIACVVPYAPQSVPLVRLHSECLTGDVFGSARCDCGPQLDEALAALADTGGVVLYLRQEGRGIGLYNKLDTYVLQDQDIDTFRANRLIGRGEDERDYRAAAAMLRALGLTRIRLLTNNPDKVAQLRALGIAVDAVVATTVHLTPDNAAYLAAKAGSGHTLALLEEASA comes from the coding sequence ATGAACACCCTCGTCACACTGCCCGCTGCCGCCCGGGTCCGCGCCCGGGTCCCCATCACCCTGGACCGTGCGCGGGGCCGCCGGGCGGAACTGGTCACCTTCCACCAGCTGCCCGACGCCGCGGAGCACATCGCCTGCGTCGTGCCCTACGCACCGCAGTCCGTGCCGCTGGTGCGGCTGCACAGCGAGTGCCTGACCGGTGACGTGTTCGGCTCGGCGCGCTGCGACTGCGGACCGCAGCTCGACGAGGCGCTGGCCGCCCTGGCCGACACCGGCGGCGTCGTGCTCTACCTGCGCCAGGAAGGCCGCGGCATCGGCCTGTACAACAAGCTCGACACCTATGTCCTGCAGGACCAGGACATCGACACCTTCCGCGCCAACCGTCTCATCGGACGCGGCGAGGACGAGCGGGACTACCGGGCCGCCGCCGCGATGCTGCGGGCGCTGGGCCTGACCCGTATCCGGCTGCTGACCAACAACCCCGACAAGGTCGCCCAGTTGCGCGCCCTGGGCATCGCTGTGGACGCGGTCGTGGCCACCACCGTTCATCTCACCCCCGACAACGCCGCCTATCTGGCCGCCAAGGCCGGCAGCGGCCACACCCTGGCGCTGCTCGAGGAGGCGAGCGCATGA
- the epsC gene encoding serine O-acetyltransferase EpsC has translation MSRSASRITPTLLELIREDLQAVLERDPSCPGRGQALLHAGWQGLALHRLAHRLHRHGHRFSAAALTRLARLLTGMEIHAGACIGRRAFIDHGFGVVIGETAVVGDDVTLYHGVTLGSRGWLHDSGPGRRRHPVIGDRVMIGTGASVLGPVTVGDDCRITAHGLVLRTLPAPTTHNPTHNPALSPTLSPAPHCTHHRPPHTGGPAPGHPAPEPAAEER, from the coding sequence ATGAGCCGCTCCGCCTCCCGGATCACCCCCACACTGCTGGAGCTGATCAGGGAGGACCTGCAGGCGGTCCTCGAGCGCGACCCGTCCTGCCCGGGCCGGGGCCAGGCGCTGCTGCACGCCGGCTGGCAGGGCCTGGCCCTGCACCGCCTCGCACACCGCCTCCACCGGCACGGACACCGCTTCAGCGCCGCGGCCCTGACCCGGCTGGCACGCCTGCTGACCGGCATGGAGATCCACGCCGGAGCGTGTATCGGCCGGCGCGCGTTCATCGACCACGGATTCGGCGTCGTCATCGGCGAAACAGCCGTCGTCGGTGACGACGTGACGCTGTATCACGGCGTCACGCTCGGTTCCAGGGGCTGGCTGCACGACAGCGGCCCCGGCCGGCGCCGTCACCCGGTCATCGGCGACCGGGTGATGATCGGCACCGGCGCGTCCGTCCTGGGACCGGTCACCGTCGGCGACGACTGCCGGATCACCGCCCACGGCCTCGTCCTGCGCACCCTGCCGGCCCCCACCACCCACAACCCCACCCACAACCCCGCCCTCAGCCCCACCCTCAGCCCCGCGCCACACTGCACGCACCACCGGCCACCGCACACCGGCGGCCCGGCCCCAGGACACCCGGCCCCCGAACCCGCCGCAGAAGAACGGTGA
- a CDS encoding NAD-dependent epimerase/dehydratase family protein: protein MHTPAAAAASSTPPTTSTDTGTVLLVGGTGFIGRAVLKALTRHHRAQGTAPSLRVLSRRTPPTPAAQHVTGDLTDPPSLHGVCSGITTVIHTASYVGSDAQKCHAINHTGTQALLTEAARHAVTRFIYVSTASVYGTGPHRGSHEGQLQPAPLSPASTTRLHAEEAVRAAGGTVLRPHLVYGTGDHWFIPTLARILRHIPTWPDTPPPKTSAIAVQDLARIITALTYQPPPHSGGGSRAHGSTYHVAYPRPLRMDHLHTRLRTLLHLPPARPTPITEHRALVREHLPELTDHQYALLTEDHYYDTSRIWHHTRLHPGPGFDTRFTASTAWYAHHLNHHTRATPPHTFVPSASARSRTTDPHHPR, encoded by the coding sequence ATGCACACTCCAGCCGCAGCCGCAGCCAGCAGCACGCCGCCCACCACGAGCACCGACACCGGCACCGTCCTCCTCGTGGGCGGCACCGGCTTCATCGGACGCGCCGTACTCAAAGCACTCACCCGCCACCACCGGGCACAGGGCACCGCGCCCAGCCTTCGCGTGCTCTCCCGAAGAACACCCCCCACCCCCGCGGCGCAGCATGTGACCGGCGACCTCACCGACCCGCCCAGCCTGCACGGCGTCTGCTCCGGGATCACCACAGTGATCCACACCGCCAGCTACGTGGGCAGCGATGCGCAAAAATGCCACGCCATCAACCACACCGGCACCCAGGCCCTGCTGACCGAAGCCGCCCGCCACGCAGTCACACGCTTCATCTACGTCAGCACCGCCTCCGTCTACGGCACCGGCCCCCACCGCGGCTCCCACGAAGGACAGCTGCAGCCCGCACCCCTCTCACCCGCCAGCACAACCCGTCTGCACGCCGAAGAAGCCGTACGCGCCGCAGGCGGCACCGTCCTGCGCCCCCACCTCGTCTACGGCACCGGAGACCACTGGTTCATCCCCACCCTCGCCCGCATCCTCCGCCACATACCCACCTGGCCCGACACACCACCCCCCAAAACCTCCGCCATCGCAGTCCAGGACCTCGCCCGCATCATCACCGCACTCACATACCAACCCCCACCCCACAGCGGCGGCGGCAGTCGCGCTCACGGCAGCACCTACCACGTGGCCTACCCCCGCCCCCTGCGCATGGACCACCTCCACACACGCCTGCGAACCCTGCTGCACCTGCCCCCCGCCCGCCCCACCCCCATCACCGAACACCGCGCGCTGGTACGAGAACACCTACCAGAACTCACCGACCACCAATACGCCCTCCTCACCGAAGACCACTACTACGACACCAGCCGCATCTGGCACCACACACGACTCCACCCCGGCCCCGGCTTCGACACACGCTTCACCGCCAGCACCGCCTGGTACGCACACCACCTCAACCACCACACCCGAGCAACACCACCACACACCTTTGTCCCGTCGGCATCGGCCCGATCAAGAACCACCGACCCACACCACCCCCGGTGA
- a CDS encoding SCO6745 family protein, producing the protein MKQNTDRDGLVLARQTWRTLEPYHGAVYFSPEAAGQYAELGVDARTGYFASRSAALGAAPADLVIATFYNFNPQLVRRAIPAAWEVATPQQFAAARLTGIDTTLCRILGADVSSPELARAAELARTAAEVTVRHPHGRPLFAAHAALPWPSAPHLVLWQAQTLLREFRGDGHVAVLLAAGLSGLESLVTHAATGDIDAEVLRASRAWTPEQWGQAVQNLRERGWLVDGPHLALTEDGARRRAEIEHTTDRLAALPYITLGPAACAELRSLVRPFSLALAKELLPWAADRLGEEST; encoded by the coding sequence ATGAAGCAGAACACGGACCGCGACGGCCTGGTCCTTGCACGCCAGACCTGGAGAACTCTTGAGCCCTACCACGGGGCTGTCTACTTCTCGCCCGAAGCCGCAGGGCAGTACGCCGAGTTGGGCGTGGATGCCAGGACGGGGTACTTCGCGTCCCGCTCCGCCGCGCTCGGCGCCGCTCCGGCGGATCTGGTCATCGCCACGTTCTACAACTTCAATCCCCAACTGGTGCGCCGAGCCATTCCCGCGGCATGGGAAGTCGCCACGCCCCAGCAGTTCGCCGCCGCCCGGCTCACCGGGATCGATACCACGCTTTGCCGCATTCTCGGCGCGGACGTCTCCTCACCGGAGCTGGCCCGCGCGGCGGAATTGGCCCGTACTGCGGCTGAAGTGACTGTGCGCCATCCACACGGCCGCCCTCTCTTCGCCGCGCACGCCGCACTGCCGTGGCCGAGTGCACCCCACCTCGTGCTCTGGCAGGCGCAGACTCTGCTGCGGGAGTTCCGGGGCGACGGTCACGTGGCGGTACTACTGGCTGCCGGCCTGAGTGGGCTCGAGTCTCTTGTCACGCACGCAGCCACAGGCGACATCGATGCAGAGGTGCTGCGCGCCTCGCGGGCATGGACGCCGGAGCAGTGGGGACAGGCCGTGCAGAACCTGCGTGAGCGTGGATGGCTCGTCGACGGACCTCACCTGGCGTTGACTGAGGACGGTGCGCGACGCAGGGCGGAGATCGAGCACACCACCGACAGGCTTGCCGCCCTGCCGTACATCACTCTCGGTCCTGCCGCCTGCGCCGAACTTCGTTCGCTGGTGAGGCCGTTCAGCCTTGCGCTGGCCAAGGAGCTCCTGCCGTGGGCAGCCGACCGCCTTGGCGAAGAGAGCACATGA
- a CDS encoding DUF6243 family protein gives MTVSKNINNPVGMGGGQRKKLSRAERQNNGPHRNLDRQGAADQKAELVRKMREKTGAAEGAGQAGDDTAQS, from the coding sequence GTGACCGTGAGCAAGAACATCAACAACCCCGTGGGCATGGGCGGTGGCCAGCGCAAGAAGCTGTCCCGCGCCGAACGGCAGAACAACGGTCCGCACCGCAACCTCGACCGCCAGGGTGCAGCCGACCAGAAGGCGGAGCTGGTGCGCAAGATGCGCGAGAAGACAGGTGCAGCTGAGGGCGCCGGGCAGGCGGGCGACGACACCGCACAGAGCTGA
- a CDS encoding ScbA/BarX family gamma-butyrolactone biosynthesis protein, which produces MSAITFRTERAIPSTSPTASDTPAPAGTGVMRYPSLTTTVPKEFVHRASVAEVMLTDWERTGQARFTVSAQWPRGHSFFTPLEGCHDPLIAAETVRQAGALLAHAEFGVPLGHHFLMWDLAVDVRPEHLLVGGAPASLELDISCPQIKRRGRSLAGLRYEAAIRRDGRPVATAGASFSCMSPAVYRRVRAHRPPAGECARPLLTAPVAPQSVGRMSPMDVVLSPLTEKHRWQLRVDSRHPVLFDHPVDHVPGMVLMEAARQATATVLGRPFVPQSLTASFQRYAELDTPCIIEAHPAPATSPGPGPGPGRSVLVSGHQDGQSVFRCTVTAAPPTP; this is translated from the coding sequence ATGTCTGCGATCACGTTCCGCACAGAACGCGCGATACCCAGCACTTCGCCCACCGCTTCGGACACCCCGGCACCGGCCGGGACCGGCGTCATGCGCTACCCGTCCCTGACCACCACGGTCCCCAAGGAGTTCGTCCACCGCGCCAGCGTCGCCGAGGTCATGCTCACCGACTGGGAACGCACCGGGCAGGCCCGCTTCACGGTGAGCGCCCAGTGGCCCCGCGGGCACAGCTTCTTCACCCCCCTCGAAGGCTGCCACGACCCGCTCATCGCGGCCGAGACCGTCCGCCAGGCCGGCGCACTCCTGGCACATGCCGAATTCGGTGTCCCGCTCGGCCACCACTTCCTGATGTGGGACCTCGCCGTCGACGTGCGCCCCGAACACCTCCTCGTCGGCGGCGCGCCCGCCTCCCTGGAACTGGACATCAGCTGCCCGCAGATCAAGCGGCGCGGCCGCAGCCTGGCAGGCCTGCGCTACGAGGCCGCGATCCGGCGCGACGGCCGGCCCGTCGCCACCGCCGGCGCCTCCTTCTCCTGCATGTCCCCGGCCGTCTACCGCCGCGTGCGCGCCCACCGCCCGCCCGCCGGCGAGTGCGCCAGACCCCTGCTCACCGCCCCGGTCGCACCGCAGAGCGTCGGACGGATGTCCCCCATGGACGTCGTGCTCTCCCCCCTCACCGAAAAACACCGCTGGCAGCTGAGGGTCGACAGCCGCCACCCCGTGCTCTTCGACCACCCGGTCGACCACGTGCCCGGCATGGTGCTCATGGAGGCCGCCCGCCAGGCCACGGCCACCGTCCTGGGCCGCCCCTTCGTCCCCCAGTCCCTCACCGCCAGCTTCCAGCGCTACGCCGAACTCGACACACCCTGCATCATCGAGGCACACCCCGCCCCCGCCACCTCCCCCGGCCCCGGCCCCGGCCCCGGCAGGTCCGTACTGGTCAGCGGCCACCAGGACGGCCAGAGCGTGTTCCGGTGCACGGTGACCGCAGCACCGCCCACCCCCTGA
- a CDS encoding isopenicillin N synthase family dioxygenase: protein MIKEIDLGRPQGRLHLRGALHDGVFLVRNTVAESLLDEAYGFLSAFFALTPEQKRTCRVPGSNGQSGYTPPLAEHAEKGPVADFKELFHWGAALPAGHPLRVRYPARYPDPYFPDHLVPGIGSALRELHTRMLRFQHEVVEALAGALGVHPDYFSDMLQDGPAVNRAAWYPPMQQAPSQQHVWAAQHQDFDLITTLPRASAAGLQVQLDGEWLAVQAPPGYAVVNVGMVLERLTGGLARAAVHRVVAPPGARQGRLSIVQFCHPAPWTALTPLRLPGTEDSPQRFATLTADELFQRTMYRIGRLGPAGAAAPAR, encoded by the coding sequence ATGATCAAGGAAATCGACCTGGGACGGCCCCAGGGCCGCCTCCACCTGCGCGGCGCACTGCACGACGGGGTCTTCCTCGTCCGCAACACCGTCGCGGAGTCCCTGCTGGACGAGGCGTACGGATTCCTGTCCGCCTTCTTCGCCCTGACGCCCGAGCAGAAGAGGACCTGCCGGGTGCCGGGCAGCAACGGCCAGTCCGGCTACACCCCGCCGCTGGCCGAACACGCCGAGAAAGGCCCGGTGGCGGACTTCAAGGAGCTCTTCCACTGGGGGGCCGCGCTGCCCGCCGGGCACCCGCTGCGCGTGCGCTACCCCGCCCGCTACCCCGACCCCTACTTCCCCGACCACCTGGTGCCCGGCATCGGCTCGGCACTGCGTGAACTGCACACCCGCATGCTGCGCTTCCAGCACGAGGTGGTGGAAGCCCTGGCCGGCGCGCTGGGCGTCCACCCCGACTACTTCAGCGACATGCTGCAGGACGGCCCCGCCGTCAACCGGGCCGCCTGGTACCCGCCGATGCAGCAGGCCCCCTCCCAGCAGCATGTGTGGGCGGCGCAGCACCAGGACTTCGACCTGATCACCACACTGCCCCGGGCCAGCGCGGCAGGCCTGCAGGTGCAGCTCGACGGTGAGTGGCTGGCCGTCCAGGCACCACCGGGGTATGCCGTCGTCAACGTGGGCATGGTCCTGGAACGGCTCACCGGCGGGCTGGCGCGCGCCGCCGTGCACCGGGTGGTGGCCCCGCCCGGTGCACGCCAGGGCCGCCTGTCCATCGTGCAGTTCTGCCACCCCGCACCCTGGACCGCCCTCACCCCGCTGCGGCTGCCGGGCACCGAGGACAGCCCGCAGCGGTTCGCCACCCTCACCGCGGACGAGCTGTTCCAGCGCACCATGTACCGGATCGGGCGGCTGGGCCCGGCGGGCGCCGCGGCGCCCGCCCGATGA
- a CDS encoding SDR family oxidoreductase codes for MGTLTGKTALVTGASRGIGRAIARRLAREGALTAVHYGSNEQAAQHTLKLITQDGGQAFAVHAELGVPGDIETLYTHMEDTLARQHKGPELDILVNNAAISGSARIHDVTPELFDRLFAVNTRSPLFLVQRGLKNLRDGGRIINISSAATRIAYPESLIYSMTKGALNTLTLALAKELGPRNITVNTINPGYIETDMNKHKRQTPQTAAHLATHSTHNRIGQPDDIADITAFLASDASRWITGQHLDASGGTHL; via the coding sequence ATGGGAACACTGACCGGGAAGACGGCACTGGTCACCGGAGCCAGCCGCGGGATCGGCCGGGCCATCGCCCGCCGGCTGGCCCGCGAAGGAGCCCTGACCGCCGTGCACTACGGCAGCAACGAACAAGCCGCACAGCACACCCTGAAACTCATCACCCAGGACGGCGGACAGGCCTTCGCCGTCCACGCCGAACTCGGCGTGCCCGGCGACATCGAAACCCTCTACACCCACATGGAAGACACCCTCGCCAGACAGCACAAAGGACCCGAACTAGACATCCTCGTCAACAACGCGGCCATCAGCGGATCCGCCCGCATCCACGACGTCACCCCCGAACTCTTCGACCGCCTCTTCGCCGTCAACACCAGATCCCCCCTCTTCCTCGTCCAACGAGGCCTGAAAAACCTCCGCGACGGCGGCCGCATCATCAACATCTCCTCCGCAGCCACCCGCATCGCCTACCCCGAATCCCTCATCTACTCCATGACCAAAGGAGCCCTCAACACCCTCACCCTCGCCCTCGCCAAAGAACTCGGCCCCCGCAACATCACCGTCAACACCATCAACCCCGGATACATCGAAACCGACATGAACAAACACAAACGACAAACCCCCCAAACCGCCGCCCACCTCGCCACCCACTCCACCCACAACCGCATCGGCCAACCCGACGACATCGCCGACATCACCGCCTTCCTCGCCTCCGACGCATCCCGCTGGATCACCGGCCAACACCTCGACGCCAGCGGCGGCACCCACCTCTAA
- a CDS encoding ScbR family autoregulator-binding transcription factor, producing MAKQDRAIRTRRTILLAAAKVFEDHGYQAATISQILTTAGVTKGALYFHFRSKEELALGVLDAQDSQFTVPHRPGKLQELVDVVMLHSHRLQTDPMVRASVRLAMDQMATGLDRTGPFLRWSSLVRELLEKAQTQGELLPHVEPARTADVIVGSFAGIQSMSQAISDYQDLMTRASELLRHLLPSLAQPSTIASLHLSTTRGATVYHEATRLLKEQPTQQHETTPTN from the coding sequence ATGGCCAAGCAGGACCGAGCCATCCGCACACGCCGGACCATTCTCCTGGCAGCAGCCAAAGTCTTCGAGGACCACGGATACCAGGCCGCGACCATCTCCCAGATCCTCACCACAGCCGGAGTGACCAAAGGAGCCCTGTACTTCCACTTCAGGTCCAAAGAGGAACTGGCACTGGGCGTCCTCGACGCACAGGACAGCCAGTTCACCGTCCCCCACCGGCCCGGCAAACTCCAGGAACTCGTAGACGTCGTCATGCTGCACTCCCACCGGCTGCAGACCGACCCCATGGTCCGCGCCAGCGTGCGCCTGGCCATGGACCAGATGGCCACCGGCCTGGACCGCACCGGCCCCTTCCTGCGCTGGAGCTCCCTCGTACGGGAACTCCTGGAAAAAGCCCAGACCCAGGGCGAACTCCTGCCCCACGTCGAACCCGCCCGGACCGCAGACGTGATCGTCGGCTCCTTCGCCGGCATCCAATCCATGTCCCAGGCCATCAGCGACTACCAAGACCTCATGACACGCGCCAGCGAACTCCTACGCCACCTCCTGCCCAGCCTCGCCCAACCCTCCACCATCGCCTCACTCCACCTCTCCACCACCCGCGGAGCAACCGTCTACCACGAAGCCACCCGACTCCTCAAAGAACAACCCACACAACAACACGAAACAACACCCACCAACTAA
- a CDS encoding ScbR family autoregulator-binding transcription factor, with translation MVKQERALRTREALIKSAAVVFDRDGFSVASLTVISRQAGVSNGALHFHFATKAALAGAVEDAAAHRLGRITLREEEAAGSALQLLVDATHDLARGLHDDVVLRTGFELSGDHVYVAKRDLRHQWRQWVEKTLRRADAEGALHETMTPEDAVITLVAATTGLEVLGAQDPVWLSCRTLTRFWQLLLPRLASASALGRLTAEGHGATAARDH, from the coding sequence ATGGTCAAACAGGAACGCGCGCTGCGCACGCGCGAGGCACTGATCAAGTCTGCCGCGGTCGTCTTCGACCGGGACGGTTTCAGCGTGGCCTCGCTCACCGTGATCAGCCGTCAGGCCGGTGTGAGCAACGGGGCGCTGCACTTCCACTTCGCCACCAAGGCCGCCCTGGCGGGCGCGGTCGAGGACGCGGCCGCGCACCGGCTCGGCCGGATCACCCTGCGGGAGGAAGAGGCGGCGGGCAGTGCCCTGCAGCTGCTGGTGGACGCCACTCACGACCTGGCGCGCGGGCTCCATGACGATGTGGTCCTGCGGACCGGGTTCGAGCTGAGCGGCGATCACGTCTACGTGGCGAAGCGGGATCTGAGGCACCAGTGGCGTCAGTGGGTCGAGAAAACGCTCCGGCGCGCCGACGCGGAAGGGGCCCTGCACGAGACGATGACGCCGGAGGACGCGGTGATCACCCTCGTGGCGGCGACCACGGGCCTGGAGGTGCTGGGGGCGCAGGATCCCGTATGGCTCTCGTGCCGGACCCTCACCCGGTTCTGGCAGCTGCTGCTGCCACGGCTCGCCTCCGCGTCGGCGCTCGGACGGCTCACCGCGGAAGGACACGGCGCCACGGCCGCGCGGGATCACTGA
- a CDS encoding pyridoxal-phosphate dependent enzyme has translation MTAAPPAAAPPAAAPVTTPPPAAAPVAGVPVAGVPVGYRYIGRALRARCPDRAALEAPFAPLERRAHLLLPRLASIRSALGATPLVAVPSRGGRGTVWLKAEAANLTGTVKARTAYALLCAAVARAGTPAVRLAEYSGGSLALALAEMCALLGLDVHLAVPYGSPERLTGALRRYGAQVTHAPRGTGFLGAMDEAARIAEREERHLLLQHCAPEAVAVHREQTGAEIVARLAREGIRPAVLAASVGSAGTLVGTAQALRWRWPGCRALAVFPAEAPYGDSRAPDGTRRMSGTGGLGHGLRQPLLAPYEDGFAFAGVSYPQALKAMGLLRRTQQIAVCSSAAGAWLSASRVIDEDLRGGHAVAVAAGRGTTEEWDHAAGH, from the coding sequence ATGACCGCCGCACCGCCGGCAGCCGCACCGCCGGCAGCCGCACCCGTGACCACCCCACCGCCGGCAGCCGCACCCGTGGCGGGGGTGCCGGTGGCGGGGGTGCCGGTGGGCTACCGGTACATCGGGCGGGCGCTGCGGGCCCGGTGTCCCGACCGCGCCGCGCTGGAAGCGCCGTTCGCGCCGCTGGAGCGCCGGGCCCACCTGCTGCTGCCCCGCCTGGCCTCGATCCGGTCCGCCCTGGGCGCCACGCCGCTGGTGGCGGTGCCCAGCCGGGGCGGGCGGGGCACGGTGTGGCTGAAGGCGGAGGCCGCCAACCTCACCGGCACCGTCAAGGCCCGTACCGCCTACGCGCTGCTGTGCGCGGCTGTTGCCCGGGCCGGCACCCCCGCGGTCCGCCTCGCCGAGTACTCCGGCGGCTCCCTGGCCCTGGCCCTGGCCGAGATGTGCGCGCTGCTCGGCCTCGATGTGCACCTGGCCGTGCCGTACGGCTCGCCCGAGCGCCTGACGGGCGCCCTGCGCCGGTACGGCGCACAGGTCACCCACGCGCCCCGGGGCACAGGATTCCTCGGAGCGATGGACGAGGCGGCGCGCATCGCCGAACGCGAGGAACGCCACCTGCTGCTGCAGCACTGCGCGCCCGAAGCGGTCGCCGTGCACCGCGAACAGACCGGCGCCGAGATCGTCGCCCGGCTCGCCCGGGAAGGGATACGGCCCGCCGTGCTGGCGGCCTCGGTGGGTTCCGCCGGCACTCTCGTCGGCACGGCACAGGCGTTGCGTTGGCGCTGGCCGGGCTGCCGCGCCCTGGCCGTGTTCCCCGCCGAGGCCCCCTACGGCGACAGCCGCGCACCGGACGGCACCCGCCGTATGAGCGGCACCGGGGGCCTGGGGCACGGCCTGCGGCAGCCGCTGCTGGCCCCCTACGAGGACGGCTTCGCCTTCGCCGGCGTCTCCTACCCGCAGGCGCTCAAGGCCATGGGCCTGCTGCGCCGCACCCAGCAGATCGCCGTCTGCAGCAGCGCGGCGGGCGCCTGGCTCAGCGCGTCCCGCGTCATCGACGAGGACCTGCGCGGCGGGCACGCCGTGGCCGTCGCCGCAGGCCGGGGAACCACGGAGGAATGGGACCATGCCGCAGGCCACTGA
- a CDS encoding class I SAM-dependent methyltransferase, with translation MPQATETPRGYAAYRRTVAGSFSHWYRRRRDSWTGAGTSDAITRFAAEQAPAVTGRRPKVLDVGCGRGRQITALTEHLDADSTGLDLLDVWDAPPPARGLVRFCQGDFLDFTGARLDLVVDNGCLHHQRRADWQAWAAHGAGLLRTGGVLVVSVFLSPDGTVTELPLDDGRLNWWLTEEAVTGLYTGAGLTPKGRLVIDRDFSYRGHRLAYLALAFRKDRQPAPSRCEGDPT, from the coding sequence ATGCCGCAGGCCACTGAGACACCGCGCGGCTACGCCGCCTACCGCCGCACCGTCGCCGGCTCCTTCAGCCACTGGTACCGCCGCCGGCGCGACTCCTGGACCGGCGCCGGCACCAGCGACGCGATCACCCGCTTCGCCGCGGAACAGGCACCGGCCGTCACCGGCCGCCGCCCGAAGGTCCTGGACGTCGGCTGCGGCCGCGGCCGGCAGATCACGGCCCTGACCGAACACCTGGACGCCGACAGCACCGGCCTGGACCTGCTGGACGTCTGGGACGCACCTCCGCCCGCCCGGGGCCTGGTCCGTTTCTGCCAGGGCGACTTCCTGGACTTCACCGGCGCCCGGTTGGACCTCGTGGTGGACAACGGCTGTCTGCACCACCAGCGGCGCGCCGACTGGCAGGCCTGGGCCGCCCACGGCGCCGGCCTGCTGCGCACCGGCGGAGTCCTCGTCGTCAGCGTATTCCTCAGCCCCGACGGCACCGTCACCGAACTGCCCCTGGACGACGGCCGGCTCAACTGGTGGCTGACCGAAGAGGCCGTCACCGGCCTGTACACCGGCGCCGGGCTCACCCCGAAAGGCCGCCTGGTGATCGACCGTGACTTCTCCTACCGGGGCCACCGGCTGGCCTACCTGGCGCTGGCATTCCGCAAAGACCGGCAACCGGCCCCGTCCCGATGTGAAGGGGACCCGACATGA